The following proteins come from a genomic window of Streptomyces sp. GS7:
- a CDS encoding DUF4191 domain-containing protein, translating into MARKANSDGAAGAENPGRLKQIALTYKMTRRVDSKVGLVVAGVGIVVFGVLLAIGFVIGHPIYAGVLGFVLAFLAMAIVFGRRAERAAFGQMEGQPGAAAAVLENVGRGWTITPAVAMNRSQDVVHRAVGKAGIVLVGEGNPNRLRGLLAAEKKRMARTVADAPVHDVIVGDGEGQVPLKKLRTHLLKLPRVLPGAQVTAVNDRLRALGDLMSNMPVPKGPIPGRGMRGRSPRG; encoded by the coding sequence ATGGCGAGGAAGGCAAACTCAGACGGCGCTGCCGGCGCTGAGAACCCCGGGCGGCTGAAGCAGATCGCCCTGACCTACAAGATGACCCGTCGGGTCGACTCCAAGGTCGGTCTAGTCGTCGCTGGCGTGGGCATCGTCGTATTCGGCGTTCTCCTCGCCATCGGCTTCGTGATCGGCCACCCCATCTACGCAGGCGTCCTGGGCTTCGTCCTGGCCTTCCTCGCGATGGCGATCGTCTTCGGACGGCGCGCCGAGCGGGCGGCCTTCGGGCAGATGGAAGGCCAGCCCGGCGCGGCGGCGGCGGTCCTGGAGAACGTCGGCCGCGGCTGGACGATCACCCCGGCGGTCGCGATGAACCGCAGCCAGGACGTGGTCCACCGGGCCGTCGGCAAGGCCGGCATCGTGCTGGTCGGCGAGGGCAACCCGAACCGGCTGCGCGGCCTGCTGGCCGCCGAGAAGAAGCGGATGGCGCGCACCGTCGCCGACGCCCCGGTGCACGACGTCATCGTCGGCGACGGCGAGGGCCAGGTCCCGCTCAAGAAGCTGCGGACCCACCTGCTCAAGCTGCCGCGCGTCCTGCCGGGCGCCCAGGTCACCGCGGTCAACGACCGGCTGCGCGCACTTGGCGACCTGATGAGCAACATGCCGGTGCCGAAGGGCCCGATTCCTGGACGTGGCATGCGAGGACGCTCGCCGCGAGGATGA
- a CDS encoding SCO2195 family GlnR-regulated protein, which yields MEAAQLRATARPIPSVTGALRAVEAVLLAGGQRTARRNAWTSVLEDRRRAKDRTDAQYVLEAAATRRPHAT from the coding sequence ATGGAGGCCGCGCAGCTCCGCGCCACCGCCCGCCCCATCCCCTCCGTCACCGGTGCACTGCGTGCCGTCGAGGCCGTGCTGCTGGCCGGCGGCCAACGCACCGCCCGCCGCAACGCCTGGACGTCGGTCCTGGAGGACCGCCGCCGCGCCAAGGACCGGACCGACGCCCAGTACGTACTGGAGGCCGCGGCGACCCGTCGTCCGCACGCCACGTAA
- the lipA gene encoding lipoyl synthase, producing the protein MPKPDGRRLLRLEVRNSQTPIERKPEWIKTRAKMGPEYNHLQGLVKSEGLHTVCQEAGCPNIFECWEDREATFLIGGDQCTRRCDFCQIDTGKPQALDRDEPRRVAESVQTMGLKYATITGVARDDLEDGGAWLYAETVRQIHAAMPDTGVELLIPDFNAVPEQLAEVFSSRPEVLAHNVETVPRIFKRIRPGFRYERSLEVITKSREAGLVTKSNLILGMGETREEISQALQDLHDAGCELITITQYLRPSVRHHPIERWVKPAEFVELKEEAEEIGYAGVMSGPLVRSSYRAGRLYQQAVERREVEASSQAV; encoded by the coding sequence ATGCCGAAGCCCGACGGCCGGCGATTGCTGCGCCTTGAGGTCCGCAACAGCCAGACCCCCATCGAGCGCAAGCCCGAGTGGATCAAGACCCGGGCCAAAATGGGCCCTGAGTACAACCACCTCCAGGGCCTGGTCAAGAGTGAGGGACTGCACACGGTCTGCCAGGAGGCGGGCTGTCCCAACATCTTCGAGTGCTGGGAGGACCGCGAGGCGACCTTCCTCATCGGCGGCGACCAGTGCACCCGCCGCTGCGACTTCTGCCAGATCGACACCGGCAAGCCGCAGGCACTGGACCGCGACGAGCCCCGCCGGGTCGCCGAGTCCGTGCAGACCATGGGCCTGAAGTACGCCACGATCACCGGCGTCGCCCGCGACGACCTGGAGGACGGCGGCGCCTGGCTCTACGCCGAGACCGTCCGGCAGATCCACGCCGCGATGCCCGACACCGGCGTCGAGCTGCTGATCCCCGACTTCAACGCGGTCCCCGAGCAGCTCGCCGAGGTCTTCTCCTCCCGTCCGGAGGTGCTGGCCCACAACGTCGAGACGGTCCCGCGGATCTTCAAGCGGATCCGCCCCGGCTTCCGCTACGAGCGGTCGCTGGAGGTCATCACCAAGTCCCGCGAGGCCGGTCTGGTCACCAAGTCCAACCTGATCCTGGGCATGGGCGAGACCCGCGAGGAGATCAGCCAGGCGCTCCAGGACCTCCACGACGCGGGCTGCGAGCTGATCACGATCACCCAGTACCTCCGCCCGTCGGTGCGCCACCACCCCATCGAGCGCTGGGTCAAGCCCGCCGAGTTCGTGGAGCTCAAGGAGGAGGCCGAGGAGATCGGCTACGCCGGCGTCATGTCCGGCCCGCTGGTCCGCTCCTCGTACCGGGCCGGCCGCCTCTACCAGCAGGCCGTCGAGCGGCGCGAGGTCGAGGCGTCCAGTCAGGCGGTTTGA
- the lipB gene encoding lipoyl(octanoyl) transferase LipB has protein sequence MAAISRGETPAPEGLRFVHLGFGADAVEYESAWQEQRRIHAARFADEVPDTCLLLEHQAVYTAGRRTSDDERPLDGTPVVDVDRGGKITWHGPGQLVGYPIQKLPRPVDVVAHVRRLEEALIRVCAEFGVEATRVEGRSGVWVLGDAIGAAEERAALGGLQLDFDPRTGDELFDPRLNGPEYAPSNAGQRREDRKLAAIGIRVAKGVTMHGFALNVNPDNTSFDKIVPCGIRDAGVASLAGELGREITIAEVLPVVEHHLRDVLENAELLPRAV, from the coding sequence GTGGCTGCGATCTCTCGGGGGGAGACCCCCGCACCCGAGGGGCTGCGTTTTGTGCATCTGGGCTTCGGGGCGGACGCCGTCGAGTATGAGTCGGCGTGGCAGGAGCAGCGGCGGATCCACGCCGCCCGGTTCGCCGACGAGGTCCCCGACACCTGTCTCCTCCTGGAACACCAGGCCGTCTACACGGCGGGCCGGCGCACCTCCGACGACGAGCGCCCGCTGGACGGCACCCCGGTCGTCGACGTGGACCGCGGCGGGAAGATCACCTGGCACGGCCCCGGCCAGCTGGTGGGCTACCCCATCCAGAAGCTGCCGCGCCCGGTCGACGTGGTCGCGCACGTCCGCCGCCTGGAGGAGGCGCTGATCCGGGTCTGCGCCGAGTTCGGCGTCGAGGCCACCCGGGTCGAGGGCCGCAGCGGCGTATGGGTCCTGGGCGACGCCATCGGCGCGGCCGAGGAGCGGGCCGCGCTGGGCGGCCTCCAGCTGGACTTCGACCCGCGGACCGGCGACGAGCTCTTCGACCCGCGTCTGAACGGCCCCGAGTACGCGCCGTCCAACGCCGGCCAGCGCCGCGAGGACCGCAAGCTCGCCGCGATCGGCATCCGCGTCGCCAAGGGCGTCACCATGCACGGCTTCGCGCTGAACGTGAACCCGGACAACACCTCGTTCGACAAGATCGTGCCGTGCGGCATCCGGGACGCCGGGGTCGCCTCGCTCGCCGGCGAGCTGGGCCGCGAGATCACCATCGCCGAGGTCCTGCCGGTCGTCGAGCACCACCTGCGGGACGTCCTGGAGAACGCCGAGCTCCTCCCCCGCGCCGTCTGA
- a CDS encoding regulator, with the protein MTERPPHHTPNRQLAALIAEAGFSNAGLARRVDQLGIEHGLDLRYDKTSVTRWLRGQQPRGTTPALIAEVFTRRLGRRLSAQDLGLDACAPVYAGLEFASTPSEAVDIVSGLWRKDSGSHAELRKIAFTPAGLVVPSRDWLIGRPDERVAHGEPTADGVDRVPLQGGRISVPRQRGADRVDRTQGGRVSSGDIAALRSVGELFRALDHAYGGGHARQALVRYLEHEAEPMLRGTYGEATGRRLFAAAADLTRLAGWTSYDIAAHGLAQRYFVQALRLSQAAGDRAYGSYVLVTMSRQAVYLGHGREAVQLARVAQQGIGSGAPPTVQALLHAAEARGHGILNEVRACTAALARAERALESARPGDETPYWARFFDESQLADELAHCHRDLQQYRAASQHAERSLQLRAAGFARSRLFCRVVLATARLGLGELEQACTLGAEAALQASEMRSVRAHEYVRDFERRLEPYRDAAAVRGYRDRVAALG; encoded by the coding sequence ATGACGGAACGACCCCCGCACCACACGCCCAACCGCCAGCTCGCCGCGCTCATCGCCGAGGCGGGCTTCTCCAACGCAGGGCTGGCCAGACGGGTTGATCAGCTCGGTATCGAGCACGGCCTCGACCTGCGCTACGACAAGACCTCGGTGACCCGCTGGCTGCGCGGCCAGCAGCCGAGAGGCACCACCCCGGCACTGATCGCGGAGGTGTTCACCCGCCGGCTGGGGCGCCGGCTGTCCGCGCAGGACCTCGGCCTGGACGCCTGCGCGCCGGTGTACGCCGGGCTCGAATTCGCCTCGACCCCCAGCGAGGCGGTGGACATCGTCAGCGGGCTGTGGCGCAAGGACTCCGGCAGCCACGCCGAACTCCGCAAGATCGCCTTCACCCCGGCCGGGCTGGTGGTGCCCAGCCGGGACTGGCTGATCGGCCGCCCCGACGAGCGCGTCGCGCACGGGGAGCCGACCGCCGACGGCGTGGACCGGGTGCCCCTCCAGGGTGGCCGGATCTCGGTGCCCCGGCAGCGGGGGGCCGACCGCGTCGACCGCACCCAGGGCGGCCGGGTCTCCTCCGGGGACATCGCGGCGCTGCGCTCGGTCGGCGAGCTGTTCCGCGCCCTCGACCACGCCTACGGCGGCGGCCACGCCCGGCAGGCCCTGGTGCGGTATCTGGAGCACGAGGCCGAGCCGATGCTCCGCGGCACGTACGGGGAGGCCACCGGCCGGCGGCTGTTCGCCGCCGCCGCCGACCTGACCCGGCTGGCCGGCTGGACCTCGTACGACATCGCCGCGCACGGGCTGGCGCAGCGGTACTTCGTCCAGGCCCTGCGGCTGTCCCAGGCCGCCGGCGACCGGGCGTACGGCTCCTACGTCCTGGTGACGATGAGCCGGCAGGCCGTTTATCTGGGCCACGGCAGGGAGGCCGTCCAACTGGCGCGGGTCGCCCAGCAGGGCATCGGCAGCGGTGCCCCGCCCACCGTCCAGGCCCTGCTGCACGCCGCCGAGGCGCGCGGTCACGGCATCCTGAACGAGGTCCGGGCCTGCACCGCCGCGCTGGCCCGCGCCGAACGCGCCCTGGAGAGCGCCCGCCCCGGCGACGAGACCCCGTACTGGGCGCGGTTCTTCGACGAGTCCCAGCTCGCCGACGAGCTGGCGCACTGCCACCGCGATCTCCAGCAGTACCGCGCGGCCTCCCAGCACGCCGAGCGCTCCCTCCAGCTGCGCGCCGCCGGCTTCGCCCGCAGCCGGCTCTTCTGCCGGGTGGTGCTGGCCACCGCGCGGCTGGGCCTGGGCGAGCTGGAGCAGGCGTGCACTCTGGGCGCCGAGGCGGCCCTCCAGGCGTCCGAGATGCGCTCCGTGCGGGCCCATGAGTACGTCCGGGACTTCGAGCGCCGCCTGGAGCCGTACCGGGACGCGGCGGCGGTGCGCGGGTACCGGGACCGGGTGGCGGCGCTGGGTTGA
- a CDS encoding FAD-dependent oxidoreductase: MLRTASAVDVVIVGAGPAGLAAARHLTGAGVSVTVLEAGPRVGGRSATDELDGFRLDRCGRPLAVSPVALRRTPGLGELALRPFASGLALHNGQRSQRISPLRCTRGALSAARALSRADRRTDRAAAAAPSADRSVCDALAGRPAFPPRTHDTFLRPLLRALLCDPRLRVSSRGAAQVLRAFAEGRLALPAGGASAVPELLAAGLPPGTVRTSVQVTSVATNGVSTREHGRIPCRAVLVATGARDAAELLPGLRLPAFHPVTVLHHTAGVPAGTRGAPGRDTALILPTDGPIGFSYLAGAIDPSRTPPGRTLITTAVLGPAASLPVSVLDKTVRPQLDRIHGARTDDWQLLTAHHNPYAVPAMPAPHDPQRTVRVLAGLYVCGDHRDTSTLQGALRSGRRAARALLQDFGLPAHPAPDPVGAAA, encoded by the coding sequence GTGCTGCGCACCGCATCGGCCGTGGACGTCGTCATCGTGGGAGCCGGCCCGGCCGGTCTCGCCGCCGCCCGCCATCTGACCGGGGCCGGAGTCTCGGTCACCGTCCTGGAGGCCGGGCCACGGGTCGGCGGCCGGTCCGCCACCGACGAGCTCGACGGCTTCCGGCTGGACCGCTGCGGCCGTCCGCTGGCCGTCTCCCCGGTGGCGCTGCGCCGTACGCCGGGGCTGGGCGAGCTGGCGCTGCGCCCGTTCGCGTCCGGGCTGGCCCTCCACAACGGCCAGCGGTCGCAGCGGATCAGCCCGCTGCGGTGCACAAGGGGCGCACTGTCCGCAGCGCGCGCCCTCTCGCGCGCCGACCGCCGCACGGACCGGGCCGCCGCCGCTGCCCCGTCCGCCGACCGCTCCGTCTGCGACGCGCTGGCCGGCCGCCCGGCCTTCCCGCCGCGCACCCACGACACGTTCCTGCGACCGCTGCTGCGCGCGCTGCTGTGCGATCCGCGGCTGCGGGTCTCCAGCCGGGGGGCCGCCCAGGTGCTGCGCGCCTTCGCGGAGGGGCGGCTGGCGCTGCCGGCCGGCGGCGCCTCGGCCGTCCCGGAACTGCTGGCGGCCGGTCTGCCGCCCGGTACGGTCCGGACGTCCGTCCAGGTCACCTCCGTCGCCACCAACGGCGTCAGCACCCGCGAGCACGGGCGGATACCCTGCCGGGCGGTACTGGTGGCGACCGGCGCGCGCGACGCCGCCGAACTGCTGCCGGGGCTGCGGCTGCCCGCCTTCCACCCGGTGACCGTGCTGCACCACACCGCGGGCGTCCCCGCCGGGACCCGCGGCGCGCCCGGTCGCGACACCGCGCTGATCCTGCCGACGGACGGCCCCATCGGCTTCAGCTACCTCGCCGGCGCGATCGACCCGTCCCGTACGCCGCCGGGCCGGACACTGATCACCACCGCCGTGCTGGGCCCCGCCGCGTCGCTGCCGGTCTCCGTCCTCGACAAGACCGTACGGCCGCAGCTCGACCGGATCCACGGCGCCCGGACCGACGACTGGCAGCTGCTGACGGCCCATCACAACCCGTACGCGGTACCGGCGATGCCCGCGCCGCACGACCCGCAGCGCACCGTGCGGGTACTGGCCGGGCTCTACGTCTGCGGCGACCACCGCGACACCAGCACCCTCCAGGGCGCCCTCCGCTCCGGCCGCCGCGCCGCCCGCGCACTGCTCCAGGACTTCGGCCTCCCCGCCCACCCGGCACCGGACCCCGTCGGGGCGGCGGCATAG
- a CDS encoding TIGR01777 family oxidoreductase: protein MRIAITGSTGLIGTALVRSLRADGHDVVRLVRRAPRAAGEVRWDPEGQQVDTAGLAGCEAVVHLAGAGVADHRWTAAYKQRIRDSRVHGTRTLATALASMDTPPRVFVSGSAIGYYGDTGDRRTDESGPAGRGFLPEVCVDWEDAARPAADAGIRTVFARTGLVVAGSGGAWGRLFPIFRLGLGGRLGDGSQYWSFISLQDHIAALRHLVTTEELSGPVNLTAPEPVTNREVTAVMGHVLHRPTLFTVPAPALRLVLGEFAEDVLGSQRIVPRRLLDSGFGFAHPRIIDAVRAAQQS, encoded by the coding sequence ATGCGCATCGCGATCACCGGCTCGACCGGTCTCATCGGCACGGCCCTCGTACGGTCCCTGCGCGCGGACGGCCACGACGTCGTCCGGCTCGTCCGCCGGGCGCCGCGCGCGGCCGGCGAGGTGCGCTGGGACCCCGAGGGACAGCAGGTCGACACCGCCGGGCTGGCCGGCTGCGAGGCGGTGGTCCACCTCGCCGGGGCGGGCGTCGCCGACCACCGCTGGACCGCCGCGTACAAGCAGCGGATCCGCGACAGCCGGGTGCACGGCACACGGACCCTGGCCACCGCGCTGGCCTCGATGGACACCCCGCCGCGGGTCTTCGTCTCCGGCAGCGCGATCGGCTACTACGGCGACACCGGCGACCGGCGCACGGACGAGAGCGGGCCGGCCGGCCGCGGCTTCCTGCCGGAGGTCTGCGTGGACTGGGAGGACGCCGCCCGGCCCGCCGCGGACGCCGGCATCCGGACGGTCTTCGCCCGTACCGGACTCGTCGTGGCGGGCTCGGGCGGCGCCTGGGGACGGCTGTTCCCGATCTTCCGGCTGGGGCTGGGCGGCCGGCTCGGCGACGGCAGCCAGTACTGGAGCTTCATCTCCCTCCAGGACCACATCGCGGCGCTGCGCCACCTCGTCACCACCGAGGAGCTCTCCGGCCCGGTCAACCTCACCGCGCCCGAGCCGGTCACCAACCGCGAGGTGACGGCGGTGATGGGCCATGTCCTGCACCGCCCCACGCTCTTCACCGTCCCGGCACCGGCGCTGCGGCTCGTGCTGGGCGAGTTCGCCGAGGACGTCCTGGGCAGTCAGCGGATCGTCCCGCGACGGCTGCTGGACTCCGGTTTCGGCTTCGCGCACCCGCGGATCATCGACGCCGTGCGGGCCGCACAGCAGTCGTAG
- a CDS encoding DUF4240 domain-containing protein gives MDEMEFWELVDGSREAGGGDPEEQADALVERLLGLDPDDVVDFARHFESRYNRAYAWDLWAAAALLLDGASDDVFDYFRCWLIGQGREVFEGALHDPDHLAHLLDDFDEEVDGDAEELGYAADEAYEQLTGTVMPELGLPPAPPEPVGTYVDFEDDAALAERFPRLWERFRG, from the coding sequence ATGGACGAGATGGAGTTCTGGGAACTGGTCGACGGTTCCCGCGAGGCCGGCGGGGGCGACCCCGAGGAGCAGGCCGACGCCCTGGTCGAGCGGCTGCTCGGACTCGACCCGGACGACGTCGTGGACTTCGCCCGCCACTTCGAGTCCCGCTACAACCGGGCGTACGCCTGGGACCTGTGGGCCGCCGCCGCGCTGCTGCTGGACGGCGCGAGCGACGACGTCTTCGACTACTTCCGCTGCTGGCTGATCGGCCAGGGGCGGGAGGTCTTCGAGGGCGCGCTGCACGACCCGGACCACCTCGCCCACCTGCTGGACGACTTCGACGAGGAGGTGGACGGCGACGCCGAGGAGCTGGGCTACGCGGCCGACGAGGCGTACGAGCAGCTGACCGGCACCGTGATGCCCGAGCTGGGCCTGCCCCCGGCGCCGCCCGAACCCGTCGGCACGTACGTGGACTTCGAGGACGACGCGGCGCTGGCCGAGCGATTCCCCCGCCTCTGGGAACGCTTCCGGGGCTAG
- a CDS encoding SDR family oxidoreductase, translating to MLPAADLTGRVALVAGATRGAGRAMAVELGRAGALVYVTGRTTRERVSEVGRATETIEQTAELVTGAGGTGVAVPTDHLEPEQVRALVERIDREQGRLDILVNSLWGGDRLIEFDTKVWDLDLAGGLRMFRLGVDAHVITGHYALPLLIRRPGGLVVEVTDGTASFNRTYRGSLCYDITKNVPHRIAFGLAAELKEYGGTAVSLTPGFLRSEEMLDRFGVTEETWRDAIAKEPHFAIAESPALIGRAVRALAGDPDKARWSGRSLSSGQLAKEYGFTDADGTRPDCFGYFEDVVLGGRDAGPEDYRTPAAAPSSPGGA from the coding sequence CTGCTGCCGGCCGCCGATCTGACCGGGCGGGTGGCGCTGGTCGCCGGGGCCACCAGGGGCGCGGGCCGGGCCATGGCCGTGGAGCTGGGCCGCGCGGGCGCCCTGGTGTACGTGACCGGGCGGACGACGAGGGAGCGGGTCAGCGAGGTCGGCCGGGCCACCGAGACGATCGAGCAGACCGCGGAGCTGGTGACTGGGGCGGGCGGCACCGGCGTCGCCGTACCGACCGACCACCTGGAGCCGGAACAGGTCAGGGCGCTGGTCGAGCGCATCGACCGCGAGCAGGGCCGGCTGGACATCCTGGTCAACAGCCTCTGGGGCGGCGACCGCCTGATCGAGTTCGACACCAAGGTTTGGGACCTCGATCTCGCGGGCGGGCTGCGGATGTTCCGGCTCGGCGTCGACGCGCACGTCATCACCGGCCACTACGCGCTGCCGCTGCTGATCCGGCGCCCCGGCGGACTGGTCGTCGAGGTCACCGACGGCACCGCCTCCTTCAACCGCACCTACCGCGGCAGCCTCTGCTACGACATCACCAAGAACGTCCCGCACCGCATCGCCTTCGGGCTCGCCGCCGAACTGAAGGAGTACGGCGGCACCGCCGTCTCGCTCACCCCCGGCTTCCTGCGCTCCGAGGAGATGCTGGACCGCTTCGGCGTCACGGAGGAGACCTGGCGCGACGCGATCGCTAAGGAGCCGCACTTCGCCATCGCCGAATCCCCGGCTCTGATCGGCCGCGCGGTGCGGGCGCTGGCCGGCGACCCGGACAAGGCGCGCTGGAGCGGCCGTTCGCTCTCCAGCGGCCAGCTGGCGAAGGAGTACGGCTTCACCGACGCGGACGGCACCCGGCCCGACTGCTTCGGCTACTTCGAGGACGTCGTGCTGGGCGGCAGGGACGCGGGACCGGAGGACTACCGCACGCCGGCCGCGGCACCCTCCTCTCCCGGCGGGGCGTAG
- a CDS encoding helix-turn-helix transcriptional regulator, with protein MRAARLIRMVLLLQSRPSMTAGELARELEVSERTVARDVLSLSEAGVPVYADRGRAGGYRLTGGYRTRLTGLGRSEAEALFLSGVPSALREMGLADAASAARLKVSAALLPELRDAASGAAQRFHLDAPAWYQEPETPALLPAIADAVWDDRRLTVRYLRKDREVVRELEPYGLVLKAGVWYLAARACDGRRAAATGPGAPRDAPPPCDGRRSAGFRVYRVDRFTAVEAARATDPAEPPERAGAAGAAPRPGRAGDRFRRDEGFDLPAFWAERAQEFARSLLREEVVLRLSPQGVRQLPYVTERIAAREAVAAALAAGGPDGRGRLTVTLAVESAEVAYSQLLALGPEGEVLAPSGLRERFAAAARRTAALYAPPGEEGAAAGVR; from the coding sequence ATGCGTGCCGCACGGCTGATCAGGATGGTGTTGCTGCTCCAGTCCCGGCCGTCGATGACGGCCGGTGAGCTGGCGCGGGAGCTGGAGGTCTCGGAGCGCACGGTCGCCCGGGACGTCCTGTCGCTCTCGGAGGCCGGCGTGCCCGTGTACGCGGACCGCGGCCGGGCCGGCGGCTACCGCCTGACAGGCGGGTACCGCACCCGGCTCACCGGCCTCGGCCGCAGCGAGGCGGAGGCGCTCTTCCTGTCCGGAGTGCCCTCCGCCCTGCGGGAGATGGGCCTGGCGGACGCCGCGTCCGCCGCCCGCCTGAAGGTGTCCGCCGCGCTGCTGCCCGAGCTGCGGGACGCCGCCTCGGGCGCCGCCCAGCGGTTCCATCTGGACGCGCCGGCCTGGTATCAGGAGCCCGAGACGCCCGCGCTGCTGCCCGCGATCGCCGACGCGGTGTGGGACGACCGCCGGCTGACGGTCCGCTATCTCCGCAAGGACCGTGAAGTGGTACGGGAGTTGGAACCGTACGGGCTCGTGCTGAAGGCGGGCGTCTGGTACCTGGCGGCCCGCGCGTGCGACGGCCGGCGCGCGGCGGCGACCGGTCCGGGGGCGCCGCGGGACGCGCCCCCGCCGTGCGACGGCCGGCGGTCGGCGGGCTTCCGGGTCTATCGGGTCGACCGGTTCACCGCCGTCGAAGCCGCCCGGGCGACCGATCCGGCGGAGCCGCCCGAGCGGGCCGGCGCCGCGGGGGCCGCCCCGCGGCCGGGGCGCGCCGGCGATCGCTTCCGGCGCGACGAGGGGTTCGATCTGCCCGCGTTCTGGGCCGAGCGCGCCCAGGAGTTCGCCCGGTCGCTGCTGCGCGAGGAGGTGGTCCTCCGGCTCTCCCCGCAGGGCGTGCGCCAACTCCCGTACGTCACCGAGCGGATCGCGGCCCGGGAGGCGGTAGCGGCGGCGCTGGCGGCCGGCGGTCCCGACGGGCGGGGGCGGCTGACGGTCACCCTCGCCGTGGAGTCCGCGGAGGTCGCCTACTCCCAGCTGCTGGCGCTCGGCCCGGAGGGCGAGGTGCTCGCGCCCTCCGGGCTGCGGGAGCGGTTCGCCGCGGCCGCCCGGCGGACGGCCGCGCTCTACGCCCCGCCGGGAGAGGAGGGTGCCGCGGCCGGCGTGCGGTAG